The genomic segment GGGAGTTGCTGGATCCTGCTGTGCGTGAAAATCCGCAGCGACTAGCACAATTGTTAGATGACGATTTCTATGAAATTTCTGCCAATGGACTGATGTTTAACAAGTCACATGTGTTGTCCAGGCTGCCTCGTGAGAAAGTCCCGCAGTTTTACAATCAGGGCTTCCAGGGACAAATGCTGGCCGAAAACCTTGCCCAAATCACTTATCATGCTGCTTATCGCAGAAATGCCTATTCTAATTTAAATTATTCAGTCAGAATGTCCATTTGGCGCAACAGGGCATCTGGCTGGCAATTGCTGTTCCATCAGGGAACGCCATGCCCTGAGTTTAAACTTAAGTATGAGTAACCCGGTAAAACTCCGGAACAGGATAGAGGTGTCTATTGATTTACGTTGATAAACTGGTCGCAGTATTGAATTACCCATTGTTTACTTTTGCTGAGCGATCGTTTACCGCGGGTAAGTTGCTTTTGGTGCCGGTTTTGCTGTTTATTGGCATTTGGCTGACTCGGTATTTCGTCAACAAGCTTACCAGCAGGCTCCGAGCTACGAATACTGATCCAAATATGGTGCACTTAGTGCAAAGGCTATGTTACGTCCTTGCTATTGCTATTACGGTTATCACTATTTTGGATGTGATAAACGTGCCCATAACCGCATTCGCATTTTTATCCGGCGCCATTGCCATTGGGTTTGGGTTCGGAGCACAAAATATCATCAATAATTTCATCAGCGGTTGGATCCTGATGTGGGAAAAACCCATCCGTATAGGTGACTTCCTTGAGGTGGAAGGGACTAAAGGAGTCGTGGAAAAGATCAATACTCGTTCAACTCGACTACGTCGGGTAGATGGGGTGCATATGCTGATCCCAAACAGTAAATTATTGGAAAATACCGTTACCAACTGGACGCTGGTCGATAAGCTCATGAGAACGTCGGTACGGGTTGGCGTGGCTTACGGCACATCTGCGAAGCAGGTTGCTGCTTTAATTCAGCAAGCGACTGAAGAGCAGCCCGAGGTACTTTCCGATCCTAAGCCTCAGGTGACGTTCGAAGACTTTGGAGATAATGCATTGATATTTGAAGTCAATTTCTGGCTTAATTCTAACGTCGAAGGAGGCCTCAGGCAGGCCAGAAGCAAAATACGATTCCGACTCGATGAACTGTTTGCAGAACATGATATTGTCGTGGCTTTTCCGCAGCGCGACGTGCACATTGATGGGCAGATAGCCATTGTCAGGCAGTCCAGGCGAGCGAGTTGACCAGACTTTAAAATATCGACACGAGGCGCGTGTCGATATGTTTTTAATCCTCAAGACCAGAGCTTTCATGTTAATTAACTTTTCACCTAATTCTGCGCTAGGCCAGTTGCTGTTGTTGCGTTCTATTGCCATCGTACTACAACTGGTATTGGTGCTGATTTCTCTGTGGTTTCTGGACAAAAGCCTGCCTGAGCAGCCGGTGTTTACC from the Pseudoalteromonas sp. R3 genome contains:
- a CDS encoding DUF4440 domain-containing protein; translation: MQKIKFDTLDMLISLERELLDPAVRENPQRLAQLLDDDFYEISANGLMFNKSHVLSRLPREKVPQFYNQGFQGQMLAENLAQITYHAAYRRNAYSNLNYSVRMSIWRNRASGWQLLFHQGTPCPEFKLKYE
- a CDS encoding mechanosensitive ion channel domain-containing protein, translated to MIYVDKLVAVLNYPLFTFAERSFTAGKLLLVPVLLFIGIWLTRYFVNKLTSRLRATNTDPNMVHLVQRLCYVLAIAITVITILDVINVPITAFAFLSGAIAIGFGFGAQNIINNFISGWILMWEKPIRIGDFLEVEGTKGVVEKINTRSTRLRRVDGVHMLIPNSKLLENTVTNWTLVDKLMRTSVRVGVAYGTSAKQVAALIQQATEEQPEVLSDPKPQVTFEDFGDNALIFEVNFWLNSNVEGGLRQARSKIRFRLDELFAEHDIVVAFPQRDVHIDGQIAIVRQSRRAS